A window of Rhinolophus ferrumequinum isolate MPI-CBG mRhiFer1 chromosome X, mRhiFer1_v1.p, whole genome shotgun sequence contains these coding sequences:
- the ASB12 gene encoding ankyrin repeat and SOCS box protein 12 isoform X7 codes for MRIVLLQSARMNLMDITKIFSLLQPDKDEEDADTGEKQALNQAVYNNDSYALDQLLRQERYKRFINSRSGWGIPGTPLRLAASYGHLSCLQVLLAHGADVDSLDVKAQTPLFTAVSHGHLDCVRVLLEAGACPGGSVYNNCSPVLTAARDGAVAILQELLGHGADANVKAKLPVWASNIASCSGPLYLAAVYGHLDCFRLLLLHGADPNYNCTDQCLLAHFPRPRTLLEICLHHNCDPEYIQLLIDFGANIYLPSIPLDLNSQDDKGTALLLQARATPRSLLSQARLVIRRALRQANRPQAIDKLDIPPVLISYLKHQL; via the exons ATGAGAATAGTTCTGCTCCAATCAGCCAGGATGAACCTCATGGACATCACCAAGATCTTCTCCCTCCTGCAGCCTGATAAGGATGAGGAGGATGCTGACACAGGGGAGAAGCAGGCTCTCAATCAAGCAGTGTATAACAATGACTCCTATGCCTTGGACCAGCTTTTGCGCCAGGAGCGTTATAAACGTTTCATCAACAGTAGGAGTGGCTGGGGCATTCCTGGAACACCCTTGCGCTTGGCTGCTTCTTATGGCCACCTTAGTTGTTTGCAGGTCCTCCTGGCACATGGCGCTGACGTTGACAGCTTGGATGTCAAGGCACAGACACCACTTTTTACCGCCGTCAGCCATGGCCATCTGGATTGTGTGCGTGTGCTTTTGGAAGCTGGTGCCTGTCCTGGTGGTAGCGTCTACAACAACTGCTCTCCCGTGCTCACAGCCGCACGTGATGGTGCTGTTGCCATCTTGCAGGAGCTCCTAGGCCATGGTGCAGATGCCAATGTCAAAGCTAAACTACCAGTCTGGGCATCAAACATAGCTTCATGTTCTGGCCCCCTCTATTTGGCTGCAGTCTATGGGCACCTCGACTGTTTCCGCCTGCTTTTGCTCCATGGGGCAGACCCCAACTACAACTGCACTGACCAGTGCCTATTAGCTCATTTCCCACGGCCCCGCACCCTCCTTGAAATCTGCCTCCACCATAATTGTGATCCAGAGTACATCCAGCTGTTAATTGATTTTGGTGCTAACATCTACCTTCCATCTATCCCCCTGGACCTGAACTCACAAGATGATAAAGGCACTGCATTGCTGCTACAGGCCCGAG CCACTCCACGGTCACTACTGTCACAGGCTCGTTTAGTTATCCGCAGAGCCCTGCGCCAAGCCAACCGGCCACAAGCCATCGACAAGCTGGATATTCCACCTGTGTTGATTAGCTACCTTAAACACCAATTGTAA
- the LOC117024632 gene encoding deubiquitinase OTUD6B-like — translation MAVEVSRSAPFAVGIPFASDWTVCNGGTKIQGMKNAVPKNDKKRRMQLTDDVAKLEAEMEKKQREELEQLKLTSKQSKIESVAVNISNLVLENQLPRISKAQKRRDKKAALEKERKERIAEAEIEDLSGARHVESEKLAEILAARQLEIKQIPSDGHCMYRAIEDQLKEQECPLTVAALRSQTAEYMQSHVEEFLPFLTNPKTGDMYTSEEFGKYCDDIINTAAWGGQLELRALSHILQTPIEIIQADSPPIVVGEEYPQKSLILVYMRHAYGLGEHYNSVTWLVNRATENCS, via the coding sequence ATGGCTGTGGAGGTTTCCAGGTCGGCTCCATTTGCAGTGGGCATTCCCTTCGCCAGTGACTGGACTGTCTGCAATGGTGGCACCAAAATTCAAGGTATGAAGAATGCTGTTCCCAAGAATGACAAAAAGAGGAGGATGCAACTCACTGATGATGTTGCTAAGTTggaagcagaaatggaaaagaaacagagagaggaactGGAGCAATTGAAGCTGACTTCTAAGCAGAGTAAAATAGAGTCTGTTGCTGTTAACATTTCAAACTTGGTTCTTGAGAATCAGCTGCCTCGGATATCAAAAGCACAAAAGAGACGGGACAAAAAAGCTGCATTAGAAAAGGAGCGGAAAGAAAGGATAGCTGAAGCTGAAATTGAGGACCTATCTGGAGCTAGACATGTAGAAAGTGAAAAACTTGCTGAAATATTGGCAGCTAGACAGTTGGAAATTAAACAGATTCCATCTGATGGCCACTGTATGTATAGAGCCATTGAAGATCAACTGAAAGAACAGGAATGCCCTCTGACTGTGGCTGCCTTAAGAAGTCAGACTGCTGAATATATGCAAAGCCATGTGGAAGAATTTCTGCCATTTTTAACAAACCCTAAAACAGGAGATATGTATACTTCAGAAGAGTTTGGAAAGTACTGTGATGATATTATAAACACAGCTGCATGGGGAGGTCAGCTTGAGCTAAGAGCCCTGTCTCATATTTTACAAACACCGATAGAGATAATACAGGCAGATTCTCCTCCTATTGTAGTTGGCGAAGAATATCCCCAAAAATCATTAATACTTGTATATATGAGACATGCATATGGTTTAGGAGAACATTACAATTCTGTTACATGGTTGGTGAACAGAGCTACTGAAAATTGCAGCTAG